A section of the Salmo trutta chromosome 4, fSalTru1.1, whole genome shotgun sequence genome encodes:
- the LOC115192792 gene encoding protein phosphatase 1 regulatory subunit 15A: MDIAQEKMASSVDFRKGSHRSAMERFGDGGMALLPWTKHVLTVLWEQLRVLVHVIYYSFLAVFQMFRFEVHLRITDETGQHVQHMTTASNPAESFLFSSLFDSEESVMLAGSNPLSNFCGDVGDSFSGNSHAGSLLSSLRAEELCCGLVDDFVSRAAMDSEDGLCLGLHPSWKLGFPGDWNLFMSSTDSSSSSDEMCCKNKEKVFDFKPRHDTTEDDMDLNWGKEVDQNMGEFESEDNKALWESLSISSDPYNPLSFSACISSCSNMGETKNEDCVRSRLECNLSSRPGEELQDTCGGVNFWSSRSDSESSWGSSEGSCAADLDKEESERLWELFTSPTDPYNPLCFTASVVSSVPHTDKTLTRSQEAERASVMTSYSSDTERESVGHSSSEDDEEQHLWMSLSQNNVYHPLNCLQRSPKTTEPPAFSTKDPLTPHSCPTQTPPGQAKQRGTKSPQTTRPTKPCLPKRQLKQHCHPATTLVPWRRPEAKVTQKDKDIHPLKKVRFSLLVQVHVMRTWPFARQVSRKGPWEELARDRGRFQRRIQEAEQTIGYCFSQSHREKIWANLLSISTSATPLVHEL, from the exons ATGGACATCGCTCAAGAAAAAATGGCATCAAGTGTTGATTTTAGGAAGGGTTCTCATCGATCTGCGATGGAGAGGTTTGGCGACGGGGGTATGGCGCTTCTACCGTGGACCAAGCACGTACTGACCGTACTGTGGGAACAACTACGGGTGTTGGTCCATGTCATTTACTACAGCTTCTTGGCAG TTTTCCAAATGTTCAGGTTTGAAGTCCACCTGAGAATCACGGATGAAACTGGTCAACACGTCCAGCACATGACCACGGCATCAAATCCAGCCGaatccttcctcttctcctcattGTTTGACAGTGAAGAAAGTGTCATGCTTGCTGGCTCTAACCCCCTATCGAATTTCTGTGGGGACGTGGGTGATTCTTTCTCTGGGAATTCCCACGCAGGGTCCCTTCTGTCCAGCCTAAGGGCTGAGGAGCTGTGCTGCGGATTGGTGGACGACTTTGTGTCCCGTGCCGCAATGGATAGCGAAGATGGACTTTGCCTTGGACTCCACCCCAGCTGGAAACTGGGCTTTCCAGGTGACTGGAACCTGTTTATGAGCAGCACTGACAGCAGCTCCAGCTCAGATGAAATGTGTTGCAAGAACAAGGAGAAAGTGTTTGACTTCAAACCCAGACATGACACCACTGAAGATGATATGGATCTTAACTGGGGAAAGGAGGTTGACCAAAACATGGGTGAGTTTGAGAGCGAGGACAATAAAGCACTTTGGGAGTCCTTGTCCATCTCCAGCGACCCCTACAACCCTTTATCTTTCTCCGCCTGCATTTCAAGCTGCTCCAATATGGGGGAAACAAAAAATGAAGATTGTGTTAGGAGCCGCCTCGAATGTAACTTATCCAGCAGGCCCGGCGAAGAACTTCAAGATACCTGCGGTGGCGTGAACTTCTGGAGCAGCCGTTCAGATAGTGAAAGCAGCTGGGGCAGTTCTGAAGGTTCGTGCGCAGCAGACCTGGAcaaagaggagagtgagaggcTCTGGGAGCTCTTCACCAGCCCCACTGACCCATATaaccccctgtgcttcacggcaTCTGTAGTCAGCTCAGTCCCTCACACAGACAAAACACTTACACGCTCCCAGGAGGCTGAAAGGGCCTCAGTCATGACCTCATATTCTtctgacacagagagggagagcgtggGCCATTCCTCTTCTGAGGATGATGAGGAGCAGCATCTATGGATGTCCCTCTCCCAAAACAACGTTTACCACCCTCTGAACTGCCTCCAGAGATCCCCTAAAACCACAGAACCACCTGCCTTCAGCACTAAAGACCCACTCACTCCACACAGCTGCCCCACACAGACACCACCCGGCCAGGCTAAGCAGAGAGGGACCAAAAGCCCCCAAACAACCAGGCCCACAAAGCCTTGTCTACCCAAGAGACAGCTGAAGCAACATTGCCACCCAGCTACTACACTGGTGCCCTGGAGGAGACCTGAAGCTAAAGTAACACAGAAAGACAAGGACATCCATCCTCTAAAAAAG GTGCGGTTCTCACTACTTGTTCAGGTCCACGTGATGCGTACTTGGCCCTTCGCTCGGCAGGTGTCTCGCAAAGGACCCTGGGAGGAGCTAGCCCGAGACAGAGGCCGGTTCCAAAGGAGGATCCAGGAAGCAGAGCAGACCATTGGCTACTGCTTCAGTCAGTCTCACAGAGAGAAGATCTGGGCCAATCTGCTAAGCATTTCAACATCAGCCACACCTCTGGTCCATGAGCTCTGA